From the Bacillus sp. FJAT-22090 genome, the window TTTCTTTTAATAAAACCAATTGAGTTTGAAGAGAATCAATTTGTTGCTCAAGGGTAGTAATTTCACTTGATAAATGTTCTTCTTTTACGGGATGAGAGTTTAACTCTCTTTGGAGTGCACTAAGTGTCTGGTCTTTCCAATATTGCCCTACATTTTCCTCTATGAACTTCTTACCTTCTTCTTCAATGCTCTCAGTCCGACCGAAGCGCAAAATACGAATGTCTTTATTAGAAAGTAATCTACTAAGTGCGTTATCAACAGCTAAATTGGACTGAGAAGCAACTAAAGTTCTGAGTCCCGCCTTTGCATTTTGTTGACAGATTTCGGAAATAACGGTGGTCTTTCCTGTTCCTGGTGGACCTTGTATTACATATAAATCTTTCGCTGACATAGCACCTGTAACAGCTTCTTGTTGAAACTCATTCAATTGATTATGAAATTCCAGTTTCTCTGTCTTATTTGTAATACGTATAGCGGGTCTATCCTCAAATAGAATTTTTTCAAGATTAGCATTCGCTGCAAGACCATTTTGAAGATCTTCAAATCCTTTTCGAAGTCTCCTAATTTGGCTAAGCGTAGCAAAGTTGCTAAACACAACTTCCCTTGTTTTAGGATTCCATTGATTTCTTCTTGCCAAATCTCTGAACTTTGGCTTTAAGTCAATTTCTATCGTTTTCTTTGAACGATCAGCCTTTAAAACGTCCCCAATATCGTTTTGAAACCCCTTCAGTGTAGTACTTAAACCCTTTATTTTATTCCACTCATTACCGTTCAAGCTTATGCCTATGAGAGTCAATCTAGAAAAATCTTCATTTAACATTATTTTAGAAAATTCTGCAGTAATATCTGCAATATCTGCATTTCGTTCTTGTATTTTTAAATATCCTTCCCAACTTGTAATTCGCTTTTTTACATATTCTGATCTTTCCTCAGCAATAGGCAATTCACGAATTTTAGTGTGGAGTTGAATTGGTAGGCCCGCTCCATTATTTCGAGCTGTAACAAACTTCAAATTTACAGCTAAACGGCGATTTGTTCTGACTCTAGTTTTCTCTCCTCTTACGTGAAAACCAGTAGCTAGAAACCCATCATTCTGAAGTACACATTCCATTACAGCAACCTTACCATTTAACTTATCCGATAGAATTTTATTCATTTCATTATCAAAGTAAAGAGAAAGCGACGTGTTTCCATGAGAATTGACCGGTCTCTTCTCCATATATATAGCAAACGATTCCTGCATTTTAAAAAAGGCATGTTCATCTGTAGACCATTCTAGAATACCTTTACGTGCATTATTCGTCACAATAAGATTGCTTCGGAACGTTTCTATTCTAGTTAATTCCTTCTCCATGCACATGCCTCCTTACAAATTAATCAACCTATCTATGTTAGCACTTTTTGAGCAAATCTTGAATGGAGAAGGTTGGATTTTAATTTTCATCATTAAGTTTTTGTTAATATTGAATATTTTGTGAACTTTTATTTGATATTTCTTTAATAGTTTCATATTATTAAATTACAGTTTAGGACAGAATTTTCCAAAAACTGATTCGGAATTAATGGAGGAATGGAAATGGCAAAGAATTTAGAAAGCGTTTACATTTCAGATGACCACAGAAACAGTAAAACTCTTTCAAAAGATGATGCTCAAAAAACATCAACAAATTACACAGCTATTGCACAAAGTCCAGAATTCAAAGAATTAAAAAGAAAAAAGAACAGATTCATATTACCAATGTCATTATTCTTTTTTGTATGTTATATCACTCTACCAATTTTGACTTCCTACACAACAATTTTAAACGTCAATGCTTTTGGAGACGTTTCTTGGGTATGGGTATATTCGATTGCACTATTCATTATGACTTGGACGTTATGTATGATCTATGTTAGAAAGGCAAACACGTTCGATCAAGAAGCAAATGACATTTTAGAGAAGGAAAAGGCTGGTGGATATAAATGAGTCCAATTGGTTTATCATTCTTTGTAGGTATTGTTGCATTAACTTTATACGTTACGTATATCGCTTCTAAACGTACTAATTCAGCTAGTGAGTTTTACACCGCTGGTGGTGGTTTGTCTGGATGGCAAAACGGAATCGCAATTGCTGGAGATTATTTATCAGCCGCATCCTTCCTTGGAATTGCTGGTGCCATTGCACTTTTCGGATTTGATGGTTTCTTCTATAGTATTGGTTATTTAGTAGCTTATTTAGTTGTTTTATATATTGTTGCCGAGCCTTTGCGTAACTTGGGTCGATATACACTCGCAGATATGATTACTGCCCGTTTCAATCAAAAGAAAATCCGTGGCGCTGCAGCAATTAGTACTTTAACAATTGTTTTATTTTATATGATCGCTCAACTTGTTGGTGCTGGCGCACTTATTCAATTATTATTAGGTATTGATTATTGGATTGCTGTTCTAATCGTTGGAGTTATGATGACTGTCTATGTTTTATGGGGAGGAATGGCAGCTACCAGTTGGGTTCAAATTATCAAAGCTGTTCTATTAATGGTTGGTACTGTCATTATTTCTTTCTTAGTTTTATGGCATTTCAATTTCAATATATTTGGTATGTTTACAGAAATGAAAGGTGCAACTTCTCACGGAGAAGCATACTTACATCCTGGGGTAAAATATACAAATGGTTTAGACACGATATCTATGATGATTGCATTAGTGTTAGGTACTGCAGGATTGCCTCAT encodes:
- a CDS encoding DUF485 domain-containing protein; translated protein: MAKNLESVYISDDHRNSKTLSKDDAQKTSTNYTAIAQSPEFKELKRKKNRFILPMSLFFFVCYITLPILTSYTTILNVNAFGDVSWVWVYSIALFIMTWTLCMIYVRKANTFDQEANDILEKEKAGGYK